A stretch of Triticum aestivum cultivar Chinese Spring chromosome 1D, IWGSC CS RefSeq v2.1, whole genome shotgun sequence DNA encodes these proteins:
- the LOC123182708 gene encoding anthocyanidin 5,3-O-glucosyltransferase produces the protein MAAPAKTFVLYPSLGVGHLIPMVELAKHLLRRGHSAVLAVVDPPDGDAASAAAVARLAAANPSIAFRLLAVPPSPDPAAHPVRRAHDTLRLANPALRAFLRALPAPADALLLDMFCVDALDVAAELALPAYFFFASAASDLAVFLSLPYLYPGLPSFRDMGDALVRCPGTPPIRAVDMLVTVQDKESDLTKVRMYQFKRFAEGRGVLVNSFDWLEPTALKALADGVCVPNRPTPRVYCIGPLVNGGDASGGGEKRHECLAWLDAQPEKSVVFLCFGSKGAFSAAQLKEIARGLESSGHRFLWAVRSPPEEQRQFPEPDLERLLPAGFLERTRGRGMVVKNWVPQAEVVRHEAVGAFVTHCGWNSALEAIMSGLPMVCWPLYAEQAQNKVFMVEEMKIAVPLEGYEKGTVKAEEIEAKLRLVMETEEGRKLREMLAAARKMALDAIGDGGSSQMAFAEFLSDLENSSMENGGCNN, from the coding sequence ATGGCAGCGCCGGCGAAGACCTTCGTGCTGTACCCGTCGCTGGGCGTGGGCCACCTCATCCCCATGGTGGAGCTGGCCAAGCACCTGCTCCGCCGCGGCCACAGCGCCGTCCTCGCCGTCGTCGACCCTCCAGACGGCGACGCCGCCTCGGCCGCCGCGGTGGCCCGCCTCGCCGCGGCCAATCCTTCCATCGCCTTCCGCCTCCTCGCGGTCCCGCCCAGCCCGGACCCCGCCGCGCACCCGGTCAGGCGCGCCCACGACACGCTCCGCCTCGCCAACCCCGCGCTCCGGGCCTTCCTGCGCGCGCTGCCGGCCCCCGCCGACGCGCTCCTGCTCGACATGTTCTGCGTCGACGCGCTCGACGTCGCCGCCGAGCTCGCCCTCCCCGCCTACTTCTTCTTCGCCTCCGCCGCCAGCGACCTCGCCGTGTTCCTCAGCTTGCCGTACCTCTACCCCGGCCTGCCGTCCTTCAGGGACATGGGCGACGCGCTCGTGCGCTGCCCCGGCACGCCGCCGATCCGCGCGGTGGACATGCTGGTCACGGTGCAGGACAAGGAGAGCGACCTCACCAAGGTCCGGATGTACCAGTTCAAGCGCTTCGCGGAGGGGAGGGGCGTGCTGGTCAACAGCTTCGACTGGCTGGAGCCCACGGCCCTGAAGGCGCTCGCCGACGGCGTCTGCGTGCCCAACCGGCCGACGCCGAGGGTGTACTGCATCGGGCCATTGGTCAACGGCGGCGACGCGAGCGGGGGCGGCGAGAAGCGGCACGAGTGCCTCGCGTGGCTCGACGCGCAGCCGGAGAAGAGCGTCGTGTTCCTCTGCTTCGGCAGCAAGGGCGCCTTCTCGGCGGCGCAGCTGAAGGAGATCGCTCGCGGGCTAGAGAGCTCCGGGCACCGGTTCCTGTGGGCGGTGAGGAGCCCGCCGGAGGAGCAGAGGCAGTTTCCCGAGCCGGACCTCGAGCGGCTGCTCCCGGCGGGCTTCTTGGAGAGGACGAGAGGCAGGGGCATGGTGGTGAAGAACTGGGTGCCGCAGGCGGAGGTGGTGCGGCACGAGGCGGTCGGCGCCTTCGTGacgcactgcgggtggaactcgGCGCTGGAGGCGATCATGTCCGGGCTGCCGATGGTATGCTGGCCGCTCTACGCCGAGCAGGCGCAAAACAAGGTGTTCATGGTGGAGGAGATGAAGATCGCCGTGCCGTTGGAGGGGTACGAGAAGGGGACGGTGAAGGCGGAGGAGATTGAGGCCAAGCTGAGGCTGGTGATGGAGACGGAGGAAGGGAGGAAGCTCAGGGAGATGCTTGCGGCGGCGAGGAAGATGGCGTTGGACGCGATCGGCGACGGCGGGTCTTCCCAAATGGCATTTGCCGAGTTCTTGAGTGATTTGGAGAACAGCAGCATGGAGAATGGAGGATGCAACAATTGA